One genomic window of Halolamina sediminis includes the following:
- a CDS encoding mechanosensitive ion channel family protein produces the protein MAILQTTPTPGGSTLDANQVVAAFLDQFLPTVLANAIGAFLVFLAVFAVIYGVGKATAVPLVDRVLDARGLEIHARRPLIKITSVLIVFVAITVAFGFAGFGDFLQSLATVAAAATLAIGFAMQDVIANFVAGVFIYADRPFRIGDWIEWDGNSGIVEDISFRVTRVRTFDNELLTVPNSQLTDGVIKNPVAKDTLRLQFTFGIGYDDDVEKATDIIVDEAERHPDILTDPAPSVRLTELADSYVGLRSRIWIDNPSRADFVKIRSEYVRNVKQRFDEAGIEIPFPQRTISGGLELPPEVVEQ, from the coding sequence ATGGCGATCCTGCAGACGACGCCGACTCCGGGGGGGTCGACCCTCGATGCGAACCAGGTGGTCGCGGCCTTCCTCGATCAGTTCCTTCCGACGGTGCTGGCGAACGCCATCGGCGCCTTTCTGGTTTTCTTGGCGGTGTTCGCGGTCATCTACGGCGTGGGCAAGGCGACGGCCGTCCCGCTGGTCGACCGCGTCCTCGACGCCCGCGGGCTGGAGATCCACGCCCGCCGTCCGCTGATCAAGATCACGTCGGTCCTGATCGTGTTCGTGGCGATCACCGTCGCGTTCGGCTTCGCCGGCTTCGGGGACTTCCTCCAGTCGCTGGCGACGGTCGCCGCCGCCGCGACGCTGGCGATCGGCTTCGCGATGCAGGACGTGATCGCGAACTTCGTCGCCGGCGTCTTCATCTACGCCGACCGGCCGTTCCGCATCGGCGACTGGATCGAGTGGGACGGCAACTCCGGGATCGTCGAGGACATCTCCTTCCGGGTCACCCGCGTCCGGACGTTCGACAACGAACTGCTCACCGTGCCGAACTCCCAGCTCACCGACGGCGTCATCAAAAACCCCGTCGCGAAGGACACGCTCCGCCTGCAGTTCACGTTCGGCATCGGCTACGACGACGACGTGGAGAAAGCGACCGACATCATCGTCGACGAGGCCGAGCGCCACCCCGACATCCTCACCGACCCGGCCCCGAGCGTCCGGCTGACCGAGCTCGCGGACTCCTACGTCGGCCTGCGCTCGCGGATCTGGATCGACAACCCCTCGCGGGCGGACTTCGTGAAGATCCGCTCGGAGTACGTCAGGAACGTCAAACAGCGTTTCGACGAGGCGGGCATCGAGATCCCGTTTCCCCAGCGGACCATCTCCGGCGGGCTGGAGCTCCCTCCGGAGGTCGTCGAGCAGTAG
- a CDS encoding ribonuclease P protein component 4 yields MSAGIAEERIERLAALAEAAASAGQYDRSREYVRLARRLAERNRLSLPRRFARSTCDDCDVFQRPGVNVRVRVQRGRVIRRCDCGAIARYPYRD; encoded by the coding sequence ATGAGCGCCGGGATCGCCGAGGAGCGGATCGAGCGCCTCGCCGCGCTGGCCGAGGCCGCCGCGTCGGCGGGGCAGTACGACCGTTCGCGGGAGTACGTGCGGCTGGCCCGGCGGCTCGCCGAACGCAACCGCCTCTCGCTCCCCCGGCGGTTCGCGCGCTCGACCTGCGACGACTGCGACGTGTTCCAGCGCCCGGGCGTGAACGTCCGGGTGCGGGTCCAGCGCGGGCGCGTGATCCGGCGCTGTGACTGCGGGGCGATCGCCCGCTACCCCTACCGAGACTGA
- a CDS encoding DUF1918 domain-containing protein, with the protein MSFEKGDTVVLHDEHSEFDGEEGEITQVMETMFGDPNYTIVFEDGQEAGIPEDQLELVAEAGDEDPEE; encoded by the coding sequence ATGAGCTTCGAGAAAGGCGACACGGTCGTTCTTCACGACGAACACAGCGAGTTCGACGGCGAGGAGGGGGAGATCACGCAGGTGATGGAGACGATGTTCGGCGACCCCAACTACACGATCGTCTTCGAGGACGGGCAGGAGGCCGGGATTCCGGAGGACCAGCTCGAACTGGTCGCGGAAGCCGGCGACGAGGACCCCGAAGAGTAA
- a CDS encoding glycosyltransferase family 4 protein — protein MESVAAFTDTYLPTVNGVTYTVQSWRDRWRERGGRMEIVYPDSPDRAPEADEHPVRSLPLPIYAGYRLGLPRVPDAVTDVDVVHAHTPFSLGLAGMRLARSRDLPLVATYHTPTSEYASYLSSWGPIRKRTAALSRRYESWFLNRADAVIVPSAATGEYVATELGVDDPQVVPNGVDTERFRPVDSAAFRERHGLPDDRTLVGYTGRHGHEKSLPAILAACDRLDRDVTVVFGGDGPARTKLEEAARKRDVDARFLGFLDRDELPAFYAGLDAFLFPSPVETQGLVALEAFACGTPVVGVDSGALSDTVDDGGTGYHFEPGDIDGFAAAIERTLDERVRLRENCLDRRASISVEHAVDRLAEIYAAVRE, from the coding sequence ATGGAGTCGGTCGCGGCGTTCACGGACACCTACCTGCCAACGGTCAACGGCGTCACCTACACCGTCCAGAGCTGGCGGGACCGCTGGCGGGAGCGCGGCGGCCGGATGGAGATTGTCTACCCCGACTCGCCCGACCGAGCGCCCGAGGCGGACGAACATCCGGTTCGGTCGCTGCCGCTGCCGATCTACGCGGGCTACCGGCTCGGGCTCCCCCGCGTCCCCGACGCCGTCACGGACGTCGACGTCGTCCACGCGCACACGCCGTTCTCGCTGGGGCTCGCCGGGATGCGCCTCGCCCGGAGCCGCGACCTCCCGCTGGTCGCGACGTACCACACGCCGACCTCTGAGTACGCCAGCTACCTCTCCTCGTGGGGACCGATTCGGAAGCGGACTGCGGCGCTGAGCCGGCGCTACGAGTCGTGGTTCCTGAATCGGGCCGACGCCGTGATCGTCCCCTCGGCGGCGACCGGCGAGTACGTCGCCACGGAGCTCGGGGTCGACGACCCGCAGGTCGTCCCCAACGGCGTCGACACCGAGCGCTTTCGTCCCGTCGACTCGGCGGCGTTCCGCGAGCGCCACGGCCTCCCCGACGATCGGACGCTCGTCGGTTACACGGGGCGGCACGGCCACGAGAAGTCGCTCCCGGCGATCCTCGCCGCCTGCGACCGCCTCGATCGGGACGTGACGGTGGTGTTCGGCGGCGACGGTCCGGCCCGGACGAAACTGGAAGAGGCTGCCCGGAAGCGGGACGTCGACGCGCGGTTCCTGGGCTTTCTGGATCGCGACGAGCTGCCGGCGTTCTACGCCGGCCTCGACGCGTTTCTGTTCCCCAGCCCGGTCGAGACGCAGGGGCTGGTCGCCCTGGAGGCGTTCGCCTGCGGGACGCCCGTCGTCGGCGTCGACAGCGGCGCCCTCTCGGACACCGTCGACGACGGCGGGACGGGGTATCACTTCGAGCCGGGCGATATCGACGGGTTCGCGGCCGCGATCGAGCGCACGCTCGACGAACGCGTACGCCTGCGGGAGAACTGTCTCGACCGCCGGGCGTCGATCAGCGTCGAACACGCGGTGGATCGGCTCGCGGAGATCTACGCCGCGGTCCGGGAGTGA
- a CDS encoding glycosyltransferase family 4 protein — protein sequence MRVLDYLELEDRIRGGIVTATRQQRKALQGAGVDVVESPWVGDGPVDAATSRLTGGRAFREYDVAHCNIVGPGSVAVARHATRNDIPLVLHAHVTAEDFGESFRFTDRLAPALRPYLRWFYSQADLVLCPSEYTKGVLREYPVVTPIEPVTNGVDVDSLEGFETLREETRERFDLEGMVVFCVGEVFERKGLTTFCEVAKETEYDFAWFGHYEEGAAAGEATRYWTNNPPENVTFTGWMDDKRAAFGAGDVYLFPTKDENQGIAALEAMACGKAVVLRDIPVFEEFFTDGEDCLKCDSREGFVDALRRLDENPDLQERLGENARETAAEHSLDRVGERLVEQYERLVGESHSGTP from the coding sequence GTGCGCGTTCTCGACTACCTCGAACTGGAAGACCGGATCCGCGGCGGGATCGTCACCGCCACCCGCCAGCAGCGCAAGGCGCTCCAGGGGGCGGGCGTCGACGTGGTCGAGTCGCCGTGGGTCGGCGACGGCCCCGTCGACGCGGCGACGTCTCGGCTCACTGGTGGCCGTGCGTTCCGGGAGTACGACGTGGCCCACTGCAACATCGTCGGCCCGGGAAGCGTCGCCGTCGCCCGACACGCCACGCGCAACGACATCCCGCTCGTGCTGCACGCCCACGTTACCGCGGAGGATTTCGGCGAGTCGTTCCGCTTCACCGACCGGCTCGCGCCCGCGCTGCGGCCGTACCTGCGGTGGTTCTACTCGCAGGCGGATCTGGTGCTCTGCCCCAGTGAGTACACGAAAGGAGTGCTCCGGGAGTACCCCGTGGTGACCCCGATCGAGCCGGTCACCAACGGCGTCGACGTCGACTCGTTGGAGGGGTTCGAGACGCTGCGCGAAGAGACCCGCGAGCGGTTCGATCTGGAGGGGATGGTGGTGTTCTGCGTCGGCGAGGTGTTCGAGCGCAAGGGGTTGACGACGTTCTGCGAGGTGGCGAAGGAGACGGAGTACGACTTCGCGTGGTTCGGCCACTACGAGGAGGGCGCCGCCGCCGGCGAGGCGACGCGCTACTGGACGAACAACCCCCCCGAGAACGTCACGTTCACGGGGTGGATGGACGACAAGCGCGCCGCCTTCGGCGCAGGGGACGTGTACCTGTTCCCGACCAAGGACGAGAACCAGGGGATCGCCGCGCTGGAGGCGATGGCCTGCGGGAAGGCGGTCGTGCTCCGGGACATTCCGGTGTTCGAGGAGTTCTTCACCGACGGCGAGGACTGTCTGAAGTGCGACAGCCGCGAGGGGTTCGTCGACGCGCTCCGGCGACTCGACGAGAACCCCGACCTGCAGGAGCGACTGGGGGAGAACGCCCGCGAGACTGCCGCCGAGCACTCCCTCGACCGCGTGGGCGAGCGGTTGGTCGAGCAGTACGAGCGCCTCGTGGGGGAGAGCCATTCCGGAACCCCTTAA
- a CDS encoding sensor histidine kinase, translated as MPPLLTRWVAVVLMFSGVVPAVANVYLLRDEREKPGVVWFLTTMVFGGLWALTFATFTLVRSPELTLAVANVFWAILPATSVSMFLFVYEYVSSKRPANLLVVGLFLPVVGLFVLSWWNPDNLVFTSEYYVDSAGVLHFPQFGGPVKLLVVKVYGYLLVTLSTGMLLGEAIRATGTRRRQVFSIMLLFSILALSTLVKVAELVPIYFDLTSVVFSLSGLAFAVSTQRSGLLKLAAVARGQAFEQVEDAILVASPSGIVVDANRKAVELFARDVKFEPVSAVLGSQYDASATDEPQTISFPQEDGVRYYSVKHSPVRDYRGTQGEVIVLTDVTPITNRQQDLELFRQVTSRIFRHNFRNRLNVIAGYAEMLQEDDGGEYATRIRSTADELIAITRKTKDVGQIFTEGQAQPLSLERVVERAITGVEVGEEAVSITVDVPSVMAIAHPKLDLAIRELVENAIVHNDRVDDPTVDISASVGEEWVTLFVADNGPGIPEHELQVLDEEKETDLSHGSGIGLWLVYWIVKRSNGELVSETTHEGSRIGVGLRLVGNEESAE; from the coding sequence ATGCCACCACTGTTGACTCGGTGGGTCGCGGTAGTGCTCATGTTCTCGGGGGTGGTTCCAGCGGTAGCAAACGTCTATCTCCTCCGCGACGAGCGGGAGAAACCGGGCGTCGTCTGGTTTCTCACGACCATGGTGTTCGGCGGGCTCTGGGCGCTGACGTTCGCCACGTTCACGCTCGTCCGGTCGCCCGAGCTCACGCTGGCGGTGGCGAACGTCTTCTGGGCCATCCTCCCGGCGACATCGGTGTCGATGTTCCTGTTCGTCTACGAGTACGTCTCTAGTAAGCGCCCGGCGAACCTGCTGGTCGTCGGCCTCTTCCTCCCGGTCGTCGGCCTGTTCGTGCTCTCGTGGTGGAACCCGGACAATCTGGTGTTTACGTCGGAGTACTACGTGGACTCGGCGGGTGTGCTCCACTTCCCGCAGTTCGGGGGGCCGGTGAAGCTACTCGTCGTCAAGGTGTACGGCTACCTACTGGTGACGCTGTCGACCGGGATGTTGCTCGGGGAGGCCATCCGCGCGACGGGTACGCGCCGTCGCCAGGTGTTCTCCATCATGCTCCTGTTCTCGATCCTGGCGCTCTCGACGTTGGTGAAAGTCGCCGAGCTCGTGCCGATCTACTTCGACCTGACCTCGGTCGTGTTCTCGCTGTCGGGGCTCGCGTTCGCCGTCTCGACCCAGCGAAGCGGTCTCCTCAAACTCGCGGCCGTCGCCCGTGGCCAAGCGTTCGAACAGGTCGAGGACGCCATCCTCGTCGCGAGCCCGTCGGGCATCGTCGTCGACGCCAACCGTAAGGCGGTAGAGCTGTTCGCGCGGGACGTGAAGTTCGAGCCGGTGTCGGCGGTGCTCGGCTCGCAGTACGACGCGTCCGCGACCGACGAACCGCAGACGATCTCGTTCCCCCAGGAGGACGGGGTCCGGTACTACTCGGTCAAGCACTCCCCGGTGAGGGACTACCGCGGAACACAGGGCGAAGTGATCGTGCTGACGGACGTGACTCCGATCACGAACCGCCAGCAGGACCTGGAGCTGTTCCGGCAGGTCACAAGCCGCATCTTTCGGCACAACTTCCGGAACCGGCTGAACGTCATCGCCGGCTATGCGGAGATGCTGCAGGAGGACGACGGCGGGGAGTACGCGACCCGCATCCGGTCGACGGCCGACGAGCTCATCGCGATCACGAGAAAGACGAAAGACGTCGGCCAGATATTCACGGAGGGGCAGGCCCAACCGCTCTCGCTCGAGCGCGTCGTCGAGCGCGCGATCACCGGCGTCGAGGTGGGGGAGGAAGCGGTGTCGATAACCGTCGACGTGCCGTCCGTGATGGCCATCGCCCACCCGAAACTCGACCTCGCGATTCGGGAACTCGTCGAGAATGCGATCGTTCACAACGACCGCGTCGACGACCCGACTGTCGACATCTCCGCGTCGGTCGGGGAGGAGTGGGTGACGCTGTTCGTCGCGGACAACGGCCCCGGTATCCCCGAGCACGAACTCCAGGTGCTCGACGAGGAGAAGGAGACGGACCTGAGCCACGGCTCCGGCATCGGGCTCTGGCTGGTCTACTGGATCGTCAAGCGATCGAACGGCGAACTCGTCTCGGAGACGACCCACGAGGGTTCACGCATCGGCGTTGGCCTTCGGTTAGTGGGCAACGAGGAATCGGCAGAGTAA
- a CDS encoding UbiA family prenyltransferase → MRLGTHGRRAHGASPDAQRGFRDVGADAVALFLALNLWLVVASVLMVGATAVALGIPVRGVLRELFLPGFAIYFVYVRDRRSIAPEDRLNHPQRTRLVERYEGPLHVTELLALAAYELVLFSAVPLGTVDGLVMLGIAHLPFAVLWAYSSLKGHPVLDSLAVALAWGALVVTSVLVTGPVVSPPAVGAVLLGWVVIVFAGVESRNVDDADGDQRLRRDTVASLLGPRRATALVVCLKLCGVGVFWLVGGAVSVILPVLYLGLLRVFRTLSRPVSAGR, encoded by the coding sequence ATGCGTCTGGGAACCCACGGTCGGCGGGCGCACGGAGCCAGTCCGGACGCCCAGCGTGGGTTCCGCGACGTCGGCGCCGACGCCGTCGCGCTGTTTCTGGCGTTGAATCTCTGGCTCGTCGTCGCCTCGGTGCTGATGGTCGGGGCCACGGCCGTCGCGCTGGGCATCCCGGTGCGAGGGGTGCTCCGGGAGCTGTTCCTTCCCGGCTTCGCCATCTACTTCGTCTACGTCAGGGATCGCCGGTCGATCGCGCCCGAGGACCGGCTCAACCACCCGCAGCGAACCCGGCTCGTCGAGCGGTACGAGGGGCCGCTGCACGTGACGGAGCTGCTGGCGCTGGCTGCCTACGAGCTGGTGCTGTTCTCGGCCGTTCCGCTCGGGACGGTGGACGGGCTGGTCATGCTCGGCATCGCTCACCTGCCGTTCGCGGTGCTCTGGGCGTACTCGTCGCTGAAGGGCCACCCGGTGCTCGATTCGCTCGCGGTGGCGCTCGCCTGGGGGGCGCTCGTCGTCACGAGCGTGCTCGTGACCGGGCCCGTCGTCTCGCCGCCTGCCGTCGGCGCCGTCCTCCTCGGCTGGGTGGTGATCGTCTTCGCCGGCGTGGAGTCCCGGAACGTCGACGACGCCGACGGCGATCAGCGACTCCGACGGGACACCGTCGCCAGCCTCCTCGGCCCGCGACGCGCAACGGCGCTGGTCGTCTGCCTCAAACTGTGCGGCGTCGGCGTGTTCTGGCTCGTCGGTGGAGCCGTGAGCGTGATCCTGCCGGTTCTGTATCTCGGACTGCTTCGAGTGTTCCGAACGCTCTCTCGGCCCGTGAGTGCCGGTCGATGA
- a CDS encoding YhbY family RNA-binding protein — MSDELRKQAHELDVTVWVGKKGIDAVVDELDDQLNNEELVKAKFLRSARGTDDTEELAAALAERVDAEVIDTRGHTAVFH; from the coding sequence ATGTCTGACGAGCTGCGAAAGCAGGCACACGAGCTCGACGTGACCGTCTGGGTGGGGAAGAAGGGGATCGACGCCGTCGTCGACGAACTCGACGACCAGCTGAACAACGAGGAACTGGTGAAGGCGAAGTTCCTGCGGTCGGCCCGCGGTACCGACGACACCGAGGAGCTGGCGGCGGCACTGGCCGAGCGCGTCGACGCGGAGGTGATCGACACCCGCGGGCACACGGCGGTGTTCCACTGA
- a CDS encoding RNA-binding protein, whose amino-acid sequence MPSVPFHYVDLRTFCYATEDEKRVEQALRQFLPEEYEIEREVNRGHHGDRIVVFSARVDNADDVRYVLRQLSDLSDIENVIGELDERVDENCAFFLRLDKQDAFKGEVERGPGITLRAKVEAYPAKQPAAVENAREALESAREHTEA is encoded by the coding sequence ATGCCCAGCGTCCCGTTTCACTACGTCGACCTGCGGACCTTCTGCTACGCGACGGAGGACGAGAAACGCGTCGAGCAGGCGCTCCGACAGTTCCTCCCCGAGGAGTACGAGATCGAGCGCGAGGTCAACCGCGGCCACCACGGCGACCGGATCGTGGTGTTCTCCGCCCGTGTCGACAACGCCGACGACGTGCGCTACGTGCTCCGCCAGCTGAGCGACCTGTCTGACATCGAGAACGTGATCGGCGAACTCGACGAGCGCGTCGACGAGAACTGCGCCTTTTTCCTCCGGCTGGACAAGCAGGACGCGTTCAAAGGGGAGGTCGAACGCGGCCCGGGGATCACCCTGCGTGCGAAGGTCGAAGCCTACCCCGCGAAACAGCCCGCGGCCGTCGAGAACGCCCGCGAAGCGCTGGAGAGCGCCCGGGAACACACCGAAGCTTGA
- a CDS encoding phytoene/squalene synthase family protein yields the protein MPGPDPLADVPSDDLAWCHEAVQDVSRTFALTVDVLEEPMDSYICLGYLLCRVADTVEDASHIPPAEQAALLRTYDAVLDPTDDTEIDAFAAAVEKWLPAEDERNADWAVVASARRIVATFEALPVDVREAITPPVREMVDGMADFVERYADEGGLRIDDRHELEEYCYYAAGTVGNLITNLVTRGEIDDERERTLYETAEEFGLLLQLVNVSKDVYDDYDEENNVYLPAEWLAEEGVEQEEVLDPAKREGATSVVRRTTDLARSYLDDAGTYLQHVPLRDGNTLEAWAVPFLLAVGTLREVREHPEDVLTERGVKVSRKEVFAVVSAMSSKGRDALPSFRERIASAPFHQQPTSAD from the coding sequence ATGCCCGGACCCGACCCCCTCGCCGACGTTCCGTCCGATGACCTCGCGTGGTGTCACGAGGCCGTCCAAGACGTCTCCCGCACGTTCGCCCTGACGGTAGACGTGCTCGAGGAGCCCATGGACTCCTACATCTGTCTGGGCTACCTCCTCTGCCGGGTCGCGGACACCGTCGAGGACGCCTCCCACATCCCGCCCGCGGAACAGGCGGCGCTGCTTCGCACGTACGACGCCGTGCTCGACCCGACCGACGATACCGAGATCGACGCGTTCGCGGCTGCGGTCGAGAAGTGGCTCCCCGCCGAGGACGAGCGCAACGCCGACTGGGCGGTCGTCGCGAGCGCCCGCCGGATCGTCGCGACGTTCGAGGCGCTGCCCGTCGACGTGCGCGAGGCGATCACGCCGCCGGTCCGGGAGATGGTCGACGGGATGGCCGACTTCGTCGAGCGCTACGCCGACGAGGGTGGCCTCCGCATCGACGACAGACACGAACTGGAGGAGTACTGCTACTACGCCGCCGGCACCGTCGGGAACCTCATCACCAACCTGGTGACCCGGGGAGAGATCGACGACGAGCGCGAGCGAACGCTGTACGAGACCGCCGAGGAGTTCGGCCTGCTGCTCCAGCTGGTCAACGTCTCGAAGGACGTGTACGACGACTACGACGAGGAGAACAACGTCTACCTCCCCGCCGAGTGGCTGGCCGAGGAGGGCGTCGAACAGGAGGAGGTGCTCGACCCCGCCAAACGCGAGGGTGCGACCTCGGTCGTCCGCCGTACGACCGACCTCGCGCGGTCGTACCTCGACGACGCCGGGACGTACCTCCAGCACGTCCCGCTGCGGGACGGCAACACGCTCGAAGCGTGGGCGGTGCCGTTCCTGCTCGCAGTGGGGACGCTCCGGGAGGTCCGCGAGCACCCGGAGGACGTGCTGACCGAGCGCGGCGTGAAGGTGTCCCGGAAGGAGGTGTTCGCGGTCGTGAGCGCGATGAGCTCGAAGGGTCGGGACGCGCTCCCCTCGTTCCGCGAGCGGATCGCCAGCGCGCCGTTCCACCAGCAGCCGACCAGCGCGGACTGA
- a CDS encoding thioredoxin family protein produces the protein MVAKESESELARGDEAPEFSLEGVDGETYTLETFADSDALLLVFTCNHCPYAQAKFDLLNELADEYEDAAIVGINPNDAEEYPQDSFEEMQAYVESGEIDYDAYLRDERQEAADAYGAVCTPDPFLFRKEADSWTLAYHGRLDDALNPDEEPSEFYIRDAIDAVLAGEEVDIEDRPSRGCSIKWKND, from the coding sequence ATGGTCGCGAAAGAGTCCGAGTCCGAACTGGCACGCGGCGACGAGGCGCCCGAGTTCTCGCTGGAGGGCGTCGACGGCGAGACGTACACGCTGGAGACGTTCGCCGACAGCGACGCGCTGCTGCTCGTGTTCACTTGCAACCACTGCCCGTACGCACAGGCGAAGTTCGACCTGCTGAACGAGCTCGCCGACGAGTACGAGGACGCCGCGATCGTCGGCATCAACCCCAACGACGCCGAGGAGTACCCCCAGGACAGCTTCGAGGAGATGCAGGCGTACGTCGAGTCCGGCGAGATCGACTACGACGCCTACCTCCGGGACGAGCGTCAGGAAGCCGCCGACGCCTACGGCGCGGTCTGTACACCCGACCCGTTCCTGTTCAGAAAGGAAGCCGACTCGTGGACGCTCGCGTACCACGGCCGCCTCGACGACGCGCTCAACCCCGACGAGGAGCCCTCGGAGTTCTACATCCGGGACGCGATCGACGCGGTGCTCGCCGGGGAGGAAGTCGATATCGAGGATCGCCCCTCGCGTGGCTGCAGCATCAAGTGGAAGAACGACTGA
- a CDS encoding acyl-CoA dehydrogenase translates to MDFSLDAEQRQIRDTVAEFVDEEVVPRAAEIDETDEYPEDLVDQMAELGLMGMPFPTEYGGAGLDYHSYAIGIEEISRGSGGLGTIVAAHTSLAGNMLYEFGDESQKEEYLTPLAEGSDVGAFALSEAGAGSDVPAMTTTAEREGDEYVIDGGKLWTSNGSVADTVVVFAKTDPDAGNRGISSFVVRPETDDGFIVENTEHKLGDKGCPTAELRFDGLRVPAERRLGEEGDGFVQSLKTLNGGRISIAARGVGIARAAKEAATEYATDREQFDQPISEFQAIQHKLADMDTKVQSAKLLMHKAADLKIRGEDYIKASAQAKLKASEVSREVANEAIQVHGGYGYTKDFPVERYYRDAKLNEIYEGTSEVLRNTIADRMLD, encoded by the coding sequence ATGGACTTCAGTCTGGACGCCGAACAGCGCCAGATCCGCGACACGGTCGCCGAGTTCGTCGACGAGGAGGTGGTCCCCCGGGCCGCCGAGATCGACGAGACAGACGAGTACCCGGAGGACCTCGTCGACCAGATGGCCGAACTGGGGCTGATGGGGATGCCGTTCCCCACGGAGTACGGCGGGGCCGGGCTCGACTACCACTCCTACGCGATCGGCATCGAGGAGATCTCGCGAGGCTCCGGCGGGCTCGGCACGATCGTCGCCGCCCACACCTCGCTCGCCGGCAATATGCTGTACGAGTTCGGCGACGAGAGCCAGAAGGAGGAGTACCTCACGCCGCTCGCTGAAGGCTCCGACGTCGGCGCGTTCGCGCTCTCGGAGGCTGGCGCCGGCAGCGACGTGCCCGCGATGACCACGACCGCCGAGCGGGAGGGCGACGAGTACGTCATCGACGGCGGGAAGCTCTGGACCTCCAACGGCTCGGTCGCGGATACAGTAGTCGTGTTCGCGAAAACGGACCCCGACGCGGGCAACCGGGGGATCTCCTCTTTCGTCGTCCGGCCCGAGACCGACGACGGCTTCATCGTCGAGAACACCGAGCACAAACTCGGCGACAAGGGCTGTCCCACCGCTGAGCTCCGGTTCGACGGGCTGCGGGTGCCGGCCGAACGCCGACTCGGCGAGGAGGGCGACGGGTTCGTCCAGTCGCTCAAGACGCTCAACGGCGGCCGCATCTCCATCGCCGCCCGTGGCGTCGGGATCGCCCGCGCGGCCAAGGAGGCCGCGACGGAGTACGCCACCGACCGCGAGCAGTTCGACCAGCCTATTTCGGAGTTCCAGGCGATCCAGCACAAGCTCGCGGACATGGACACGAAGGTCCAGAGCGCGAAGCTGCTGATGCACAAAGCCGCGGACCTGAAGATCCGCGGCGAGGACTACATCAAGGCATCCGCCCAAGCCAAGCTCAAGGCCAGCGAAGTCAGCCGCGAGGTGGCGAACGAGGCGATCCAAGTCCACGGCGGCTACGGCTACACGAAGGACTTCCCGGTCGAGCGCTACTACCGCGACGCCAAACTCAACGAGATCTACGAGGGGACCAGCGAGGTGCTGCGGAACACGATCGCCGACCGGATGCTGGACTAA